The Medicago truncatula cultivar Jemalong A17 chromosome 4, MtrunA17r5.0-ANR, whole genome shotgun sequence genome includes a region encoding these proteins:
- the LOC112416088 gene encoding protein TIC 214, translating into MIYQLLILDRLVGLWLKILNSAIVMGLYYGFLTTFSIGPSYLFLIRARVMDKGTETEIAATTGFITGQLMMFISIYYAPLHLALIRPHTITVLTLPYLFFNFVYKNNKHYYSADSHFYLDLDYGYKNPNSIRKFRIYKVFFNNLFFQLSNPLLFPSSILLRLMNIYLFRSNNKLLFLTSSFLGWLIGHIFLMKCIGLILLVWSKQKNSIKSKLTMRFDKYILLQLRNYVGQIFVVFSFVIVVHYLGRTPVPYLYTYTDEILEYDEKQKDEINGETEIDVEIDSEQEQNGSIEDEEDILSYLFPKKDKTLENIEQDNNLLALEKPLVTTLFDYRKWNRPLRYIKNDHFERVVRDENSQFFFIYVKVMEKNESLSRIHLIYLVF; encoded by the coding sequence ATGATTTATCAATTGCTTATACTAGATCGTTTAGTAGGTTTATGGCTTAAAATACTAAATTCAGCCATTGTGATGGGACTGTATTATGGATTTCTGACTACATTCTCCATAGGGCCATCTTATCTCTTCCTTATTCGAGCCCGGGTTATGGACAAAGGGACCGAGACGGAAATAGCAGCAACAACCGGGTTTATTACGGGACAGCTTATGATGTTCATATCGATCTATTATGCGCCTTTGCATTTGGCTTTGATTAGACCTCATACAATCACTGTCCTAACTCTACCgtatcttttctttaatttcgtatacaaaaacaacaaacactATTATTCGGCGGATTCTCACttttatttggatttggattacGGATACAAGAATCCAAATTCAATACGTAAATTTCGTATTTACAAAGTATTCtttaacaatcttttttttcagTTATCAAACCCCTTGCTTTTCCCAAGTTCAATCTTACTAAGATTAATGAACATTTATCTCTTTCGATCCAACAATAAATTGTTATTCTTAACAAGTAGTTTTCTTGGTTGGTTAATTGGTCATATCTTTTTGATGAAATGTATTGGATTGATATTATTAGTTTGGTCAAAGCAAAAAAATTCGATCAAATCTAAGTTAACTATGCGATTTGATAAGTACATTCTATTACAATTGCGAAATTATGTGGGTcaaatatttgttgttttttcatttgttatcGTTGTCCACTATTTAGGCAGAACACCGGTTCCATATTTATATACTTATACTGATGAAATCTTAGAATACGACGAGAAACAAAAGGATGAAATCAATGGTGAAACAGAAATCGATGTTGAAATAGATTCGGAACAAGAACAAAACGGCTCCATCGAAGACGAAGAAGATATTCTTTCTTATCTTTTTCCGAAAAAAGATAAGACTTTGGAGAACATTGAGCAAGATAATAATCTCTTGGCATTGGAAAAACCTCTTGTAACTACTCTTTTCGATTATCGAAAATGGAATAGGCCATTGCGATATATAAAAAACGATCACTTTGAAAGAGTCGTACGAGATGAAAATTCACagttttttttcatatatgtcAAAGTGATGGAAAAGAACGAATCTCTTTCACGTATCCACCTGATTTATCTAGTTTTCTGA
- the LOC112421072 gene encoding LOW QUALITY PROTEIN: NAD(P)H-quinone oxidoreductase subunit 1, chloroplastic (The sequence of the model RefSeq protein was modified relative to this genomic sequence to represent the inferred CDS: inserted 2 bases in 2 codons), whose product MIIDTTEVQDINYFSGLESFKEVYGILWILVPILILVLGITISVLAIVWLEREISAGIQQRIGPEYAGPFGILQALADGTKLLFKENLIPSREIFXLFSIGPSISVISILISYSVIPFGYNFVLSDFNIGVFYXIAISSIAPIGLLMSGYGSNNKYSFLVVYELLLNRLVMKYH is encoded by the exons atgataattGATACAACGGAAGTCCaagatataaattatttttccgGATTGGAATCTTTCAAAGAGGTCTATGGAATTCTATGGATACTTGTACCTATTTTGATTCTTGTATTGGGAATCACAATAAGTGTACTAGCAATTGTATGGTTAGAAAGAGAAATATCTGCAGGGATACAACAGCGTATTGGACCCGAATACGCTGGTCCTTTTGGAATTCTTCAAGCTCTAGCAGACGGAACAAAACTACTATTCAAAGAGAATCTTATTCCATCTAGGGAGATAT GTTTATTCAGTATCGGCCCATCCATATCAGTAATATCAATTCTAATAAGTTATTCAGTAATTCCCTTTGGCTATAACTTTGTTTTATCTGATTTCAATATCGGTGTTTTTT GGATTGCTATTTCGAGTATTGCTCCCATTGGACTTCTTATGTCAGGATATGggtcaaataataaatattcctTTTTGGTGGTCTACGAGCTGCTGCTCAATCGATTAGTTATGAAATACCATTAA